The following coding sequences lie in one Elusimicrobiota bacterium genomic window:
- a CDS encoding metalloregulator ArsR/SmtB family transcription factor produces the protein MDLATKIFKAVANERRVRIIRMLGKKDEMTVNSIANELNLSLPSVSRHLLKLENVGLLKKRQTSRWIYFSLNLDKNKRINLAILKICKESR, from the coding sequence ATGGATTTAGCGACAAAAATCTTTAAGGCAGTGGCAAATGAGAGACGGGTAAGAATCATAAGAATGCTTGGCAAAAAAGATGAGATGACAGTTAACAGCATTGCTAATGAATTGAATTTGAGTTTGCCATCCGTCTCAAGACATTTACTGAAATTGGAAAATGTTGGTTTGTTAAAAAAACGCCAAACAAGCAGATGGATTTATTTTTCGCTAAATTTGGATAAAAACAAAAGGATTAATCTTGCGATATTAAAAATTTGTAAAGAAAGCAGATAG
- a CDS encoding isoprenylcysteine carboxylmethyltransferase family protein has product MVNTLRRIIAFLFAIIVVLFGLKSEKVFYWAIIFILCGESIRIWSAGYIRKNKVLSIVGPYRYVRNPLYIGSFLIGVGFALFIGNFFVLILILISFGIVYTFQVKYEEKKLTEIFGEKYLEYKKNVRRWLPRITAFGLEDEKFNISLAILKNKEYNSILGCIGMIFLILILRRIL; this is encoded by the coding sequence ATGGTTAATACTCTTCGCAGAATTATTGCATTTTTGTTTGCTATAATAGTTGTTTTGTTCGGGCTAAAATCTGAAAAAGTTTTTTATTGGGCAATTATCTTTATTCTTTGTGGTGAATCAATAAGAATATGGTCTGCGGGTTATATCAGAAAAAATAAAGTTCTTTCTATTGTGGGACCATACAGATATGTTAGGAATCCATTGTATATTGGTTCGTTTTTGATAGGAGTTGGTTTTGCACTTTTTATTGGAAATTTTTTTGTTCTAATTTTGATATTGATAAGTTTTGGGATAGTTTATACATTTCAAGTTAAATACGAAGAAAAAAAATTAACCGAAATTTTTGGTGAAAAATATCTTGAATACAAAAAAAATGTAAGACGCTGGCTGCCACGGATAACAGCATTTGGTTTAGAAGATGAGAAATTTAACATATCTCTTGCAATTCTTAAAAATAAAGAGTATAATTCTATATTAGGCTGTATTGGAATGATTTTTCTGATTTTGATTTTGAGAAGAATTTTATAA
- the lpxB gene encoding lipid-A-disaccharide synthase, with amino-acid sequence MKIFISAGDPSGDLHGSNLVKELKSQNPEVEVFGFGGGKMASVSNIFDKIADDSIIGFWEPLRNFCRLKKNSDIAEKFFINEKPTGLIIIDYYGFNIYLAKLAKQNKIPVIYYISPQVWATRGGRVQKIKKYVKKMLVIFPFEKKIYEKAGVPCEFVGHPLLDVIPNRPIAQSSNRLIIGIMPGSRIQEINNHFVPFFQAFQLIIKEFPDAKLIIPVFSDRIKHYIINNFALYSDMIEFVMHGDYEKRAKINLCITSSGTATVENMILGVPMVICYKTSWLTYQIVKNLINVKFIGMSNVLAGREICPELTQNNITAEKIAEKCFEILKNKPILEKMRTEIAETRQKLGNTGATKRATNIILKEFSSKNG; translated from the coding sequence ATGAAAATTTTTATATCCGCTGGAGACCCGTCAGGTGATTTGCATGGTTCTAATCTAGTAAAAGAACTCAAATCCCAGAATCCAGAGGTTGAAGTTTTTGGGTTTGGTGGTGGTAAAATGGCATCCGTTTCAAACATTTTTGACAAAATTGCCGATGATTCAATTATCGGTTTCTGGGAGCCATTGAGAAATTTTTGCAGATTAAAAAAAAATTCTGATATTGCAGAAAAATTTTTTATTAACGAAAAGCCAACAGGTCTTATTATAATTGACTATTATGGCTTTAATATCTATCTTGCCAAACTAGCAAAACAAAACAAAATTCCGGTAATTTACTACATTTCACCGCAGGTTTGGGCAACAAGAGGCGGGAGAGTTCAAAAAATCAAAAAATATGTCAAAAAAATGCTGGTTATCTTTCCATTTGAAAAAAAAATCTATGAAAAAGCAGGTGTTCCTTGCGAATTTGTCGGACATCCACTATTAGATGTTATTCCTAATCGCCCAATCGCCCAATCGTCTAATCGCCTAATAATCGGCATAATGCCTGGCTCCAGAATTCAAGAAATAAATAATCATTTTGTTCCATTTTTTCAGGCATTTCAATTGATAATTAAAGAATTTCCTGATGCTAAATTGATTATTCCTGTATTTTCTGACAGAATCAAACATTATATCATAAATAACTTTGCATTATACAGTGATATGATTGAGTTTGTTATGCACGGTGATTATGAAAAAAGAGCAAAAATAAACCTTTGTATCACCTCATCAGGTACTGCAACCGTAGAAAATATGATTTTAGGCGTGCCAATGGTGATTTGCTACAAGACATCTTGGCTTACTTATCAGATTGTTAAAAATTTGATAAATGTGAAATTTATCGGTATGTCAAATGTATTGGCGGGACGAGAAATTTGTCCGGAACTGACTCAAAATAATATAACTGCTGAAAAAATCGCAGAAAAATGTTTTGAAATCTTGAAAAACAAGCCAATCTTAGAAAAAATGAGAACTGAAATTGCCGAAACAAGGCAGAAATTGGGTAACACAGGAGCAACTAAACGGGCAACTAACATCATTTTAAAAGAATTTAGTAGTAAAAATGGTTAA